From the genome of Microtus pennsylvanicus isolate mMicPen1 chromosome 20, mMicPen1.hap1, whole genome shotgun sequence, one region includes:
- the Tspan31 gene encoding tetraspanin-31 isoform X1, which yields MVCGGFACSKNALCALNVVYMLVGLLLIGVAAWGKGLGLVSSIHIIGGVIAVGVFLLLIAVAGLVGAVNHHQVLLFFYMIILGLVFIFQFGISCSCLAINRSKQTDVINASWWVMSNSTRHELERSFDCCGLFNLTAPYPQDDTSCGAMCKTRSSACQMCGEKFLKHSDKALKILGGVGLFFSFTEILGVWLAMRFRNQKDPRANPSAFL from the exons atggtttgcGGCGGATTTGCCTGTTCCAAGAATGCGTTATGTGCTCTCAACGTGGTTTATATG CTCGTGGGCTTATTGCTCATTGGCGTGGCTGCCTGGGGCAAGGGCCTGGGCCTGGTGTCCAGCATTCACATCATTGGAGGAGTCATTGCTGTTGGAGTCTTCCTTCTCCTGATTGCAGTGGCTGGGCTCGTGGGGGCTGTTAACCACCACCAAGTGCTGCTCTTCTTT TACATGATCATCCTTGGCTTGGTCTTCATCTTCCAGTTTGGAATCTCTTGCTCATGTCTGGCTATTAACCGCAGCAAACAG ACAGATGTCATCAATGCGTCTTGGTGGGTCATGAGCAACAGTACCCGGCATGAATTGGAGAGAAGCTTTGATTGCTGTGGTTTGTTCAACCTTACAGCTCCATACCCACAAGATGATACTTCCTGCGGTGCG ATGTGCAAGACCAGGAGTTCTGCATGCCAGATGTGTGGGGAGAAGTTCCTTAAACACTCAGACAAAGCCCTGAAAATCCTAGGTGGTGTTGGGCTCTTCTTTAGCTTCACAGAG ATCCTTGGTGTTTGGCTGGCAATGAGATTCCGGAATCAAAAGGACCCCCGAGCCAACCCCAGTGCCTTTCTATAG
- the Tspan31 gene encoding tetraspanin-31 isoform X2: MIILGLVFIFQFGISCSCLAINRSKQTDVINASWWVMSNSTRHELERSFDCCGLFNLTAPYPQDDTSCGAMCKTRSSACQMCGEKFLKHSDKALKILGGVGLFFSFTEILGVWLAMRFRNQKDPRANPSAFL, from the exons ATGATCATCCTTGGCTTGGTCTTCATCTTCCAGTTTGGAATCTCTTGCTCATGTCTGGCTATTAACCGCAGCAAACAG ACAGATGTCATCAATGCGTCTTGGTGGGTCATGAGCAACAGTACCCGGCATGAATTGGAGAGAAGCTTTGATTGCTGTGGTTTGTTCAACCTTACAGCTCCATACCCACAAGATGATACTTCCTGCGGTGCG ATGTGCAAGACCAGGAGTTCTGCATGCCAGATGTGTGGGGAGAAGTTCCTTAAACACTCAGACAAAGCCCTGAAAATCCTAGGTGGTGTTGGGCTCTTCTTTAGCTTCACAGAG ATCCTTGGTGTTTGGCTGGCAATGAGATTCCGGAATCAAAAGGACCCCCGAGCCAACCCCAGTGCCTTTCTATAG